The genomic DNA ttagtatggggtcacagcatgaggttatttattattaattaagtgaagtgatattgtggaaagaaagaccgtgacaacccggatccccgaccccggatctgggggtgttacatagtATGTATGTATATTAGTATGTATTAGTATATAATACCTGTATTATGGAGTTTACCAGCCTGTCCATCATCTGGCTGAAGACCAAATTACTTTGATCCTTTCGGACTTCGTGTCCGTCTCAGGGGGGTTATTTGCAACCCCTTTGATATTCCACGAGAGATCTTTGACGAACTCTCTTGGGATGATCAACTTAGCAttttttctttgagatggaagtctctctGGAGCAGGATAGACGTGCAAGGgtagctgagcagcaacgccttgctgctctAGAGTTgtaggagaggatcatctctcttgcacctccatgtccagagcttaccagcgcagggcaaggaggttggaggccgagaagaagaagcccaaattagagtagttaggataGGATTTACTTGATGTAATCTGAATCTTAATGTACTCCGTGGTCTAATATTAATGGAAATTCTCTTCTtctttatcaatttgtttttgttgcttgattgtttatgtcatgattgccttgtgtttacaaattaattaattattaattttctTGTCATAATGCTTGCAACTGTATGTCTCAATGCTTATGCCTAATCAAAATTCCAgatatgttcaatgcattacaggttcaacacaattcactcagacaacaacaggaaatttaaattttcaatCAATAGGTATTTGTGTTAAAATGCAGCTAAAACATCTATAAATCAAACTGCAGTTCTCCCAGAtacaacaacacaaacacaaacataaactcaaacacaatcccactcaggtgactctcaaaagaaacctgttttacaaaaggacagcaatttcataatgttcttcagactgttttgttgtttgagaagagAAACCACCACAACATAGAAAATTTATCATTTTTTACTGAATATCTCATGAGTATTCCttatgcaccttcatgtgcaaaacagtcttcacaggctgaaaggtttgagggtagtactcctgagggggagctatctaaatcctcttcaatttaattggaggttcctcaaaaGGGAATAgctcccctcataactctagcacaagctgccttagcagtcaaagctagaagtatAATTGCCTATGACTATGTTATGAGAAGGGCAGGTATAACACATTTatgtgccagtgtgttgcaagacatacaagggtttgaggctggtgtacatgatagtaacctagtcaaatcctctccaattcagttggaggttcccactacaagtaaGGAACAATTCACTATCAAAAAccatagagcaatctgtgagtcaaactgtgaccctagtcacaggTGTTCTTAATGATTCATTCACCTCACAACTTCAAGCTAATATTCTCTGTtttgatgaaatgagtatgattagacctatatggattacctctaatcatatgatcacagacaactcttctcagccacctcttatttctgtaagtcaaacacaactgagcctttcatgtgagaataagagaaaagattgagagaaaaacagagaataagagaggcaggatccttcttggaaaaatgagaggtagacgagtgtatggatttagtaatccttgtgaagGAACTCTGACTttcaaaagtcatgagactggtgcagtgagaagtagtgagactacttattcaaaagaacagagagcttaggatttTTTTGTGACAGActttttctgcagatctaagtgaaaccactattctatttgataaactcatcaccaCAAATCTCTCTGAAGCTTGAAGTTGCAGACAGTGCTCTAAATGGACAATGATATTAGCTTGAAtaatgtgcatctagctggatctttctacctggagataatgtcaaaaaggggatAATATATCTAAATGCCTGCCAAAATAGCTAATGGGTGTTGCCAGATAATaaaatattctattcttcatagggggagaagaataaatctaaatgcaactcaacaaaagaagaccagatgggaagattggtttctgcatttagttaaagttttgacatcatcaatcagaatttgtgcataatttcataatgaacaagttgggggagattgtaatatataattgttgatgtcaaagattactggagataataatgtcattagcatctctgatcaTAGTATAAAGAAAgtcaaatggacatctgatctgagtagaagattaatgaacaattattttcagtaatcagttaagcctggggtcaaccctgagtaagttgtattgttatctaaatttgtattttgtacttgtaacacttaaagtctgtaaaaatgcaaaggatcagactggagtctttttcctaaaacaatattaagcctaaggattctgtctggaagaagatcaagaagatcatgcctcagaagaattttgaagaagcttggagttgaataaatctgtttggagaaaaataccctaagtcaagatctctacaagtcacatatttaatgttatagagaagtcactcgagaactccagaatggcttatcgagaagtcattcaagttgcagagtaccgacggatgaggaacatccatcgaaatagtagtttggctagtcgacggatgactgctgttaggcacatccatcgggtcacaatcactactcgacggatgagcaatatccaccgggatagaagaaatgaatgaattcagagtggagaagtcaggaaagctagtagggaactcaggaagatatcgacaagaaaaattgaagaaataaagattggagatatcgaaaagtcattccttcactagaaaacttagagttatcgacaagtctacattcagtagagaactctgagttatcgataagtcaaagtgaagatgtgaagactagagatctcgacaaactgAAGACCTTTACAAGccaaactcaatatggagtgctagagatcttgataagcttatgtacttatcgagatgtcaattgttctattaattcaaactggagatctcgaggtacattctcaaagtacagaattgcagatcagtttaatatccaagataaacaatcaacaaacaatccaacagctggattgacaagtctacaaaaagcagcatgaagagtgtgcaagatcaatgacaaagattaactgatagatgaagattaaagtgaacacgggatgctaaataTATGCTAAACCAGAAATGGaatatttgcttttctataaatagaaatgataagtgacagtttagaaaagctaatatcatgtttattatccactgtgtaaaccagcagttaactgagttataaagttaacactggtcatCTAGTTAGAAgtcttgtatcactctcaagaagaagatgagctctttaacatcaaagaggTTAGAAATTTGTAGTAaaatagtcttaatttttaatataaaaattaagtgagttttgaagatctgtgttctttattttctgcaagtttagattctgcatgaacacttttctatacaagatttaatttactttgttcaaccattaactttcacGAAAAACCTAAAATTAGAAAAGCACATTCACCCgccctctgtgtgtgattcattacctaacacatTTGAAATGAAATTTTTGACACGTATTTTTAGCCTCTAATCTAGTATAATTGTATAACttattctgaaaattttctttttttgaataaaagtttaaacatttaatatatattaagaaaaaaaaattaaaaaatttatgtaACTATAGTAGATAGAAGCCTTGTAATACATGTCTAATATTTCATTTCAAATATAATCAAAATAAAGGGACAAATAGAGTAATATTTATGTCCAATGTGGACCTAGTATTCCATTTCATTTTATTAATTTTGGTAACTGCTTGTAAGAGCAACTCCAATGGGGTTCCCCATTTTGAACCCctaaaataaagtaaaataatgTTTACTTAAAATATAGGTAACCAAAAAGTTAGTTTACTCCAATGGTATTCTCTATATTGGTTTCCTATTTTCAAAGTACTATTTAATtgattttttgaattttgaaatgCCAACGACTATATTTAAACGATTAAATGCCAACGGCCATATTCCAACGGCCATATTCCAACGGCTATATTCCAACAGCTATATTTTAGTACATATATATAGATGATATTTCAGTTAAAAGTCCCCAACATACTATCCCAATATACTTAAATTCATTCCACAATGTCAAACAATCTACGGATTATTCATGAGTTGATGAATgcagaagaagaagaagctgaagcTATACTAGCAATGACTGATATTGCTTATCAATATCATCAACACCATAGAGCAAATATGGTATCACGTCATGGCGGATCAATAATAAATCACAGCATGTTCAATCGGAATAGAGAAGAAGGTCATGCTAGACTTTATCATGATTATTTTTCAGATACTCCAACATACCCGGATGAATCTTTTCGTAGAAGATTTCGGATGCGCCGATCATTATTTTTACGAATTCAAGAAGCGATTACAGTCCATGATAATTATTTTACTCATGAAATGATGCTGTGGGAGTTCGTGGATTATCTTATTTACAAAAGATGACAGCTGCACTAAGGATGCTTGCATATGGAACACCCGCTGATGCTATTGATGATTATGTAAGAATTGGCAAAAACACGACAATTGAGAGTCTGAAAAAATTTGTTAAAGCAATTGTCAAATATTTGGTGAAGAATATTTGAGACGACCAACGAATGAAGATGTGGCTAAATTGTTGGCGGAAAACAAACGTCGCGGCTTTCCTGGAATGTTAGGCAGTATTGATTGTATGCACTAGAAGTGGAAGAATTGCCCATCTGCATGGCAAGGTATGTTTACTGGTCATATTCGTGAACCCACTATTATCTTGGAAGCAATAGCTTCAAAAGACCTTTGGATTTGGCATGCCTTTTTTGGATTACCTGGATCGTTAAATGACATTAATGTGTTAGACCGATCCAATCTATTTCAGGAATTAGCAGAAGGTCGTGGACCAGAAGTGAGATACACTATCAACGGCCACAAATATAATATGTGATATTATCTTGCTGATGGTATATATCCTTCTTGGCCACAATGAAATATATTATGACGGCTTGTATAATTTTGCACAATATGATTGTTGAGGACGAACGGCGAATTGCATCTTTCAAATGAAAACTATGATTTAGATGAATCTGTACCTCTCGCTTCTACTAGTCGTACTCGTACGAGGGATTTCAAAGAATTTTTACAGGTGCATCAACAAATTCGGGACAGACAGACTCATATGCAATTACAAAATGATCTTGTGGAACACCTTGGGAGATTCATGGCATGGAAATGGAGTAGCTacatttctttcttttcttttctattttagtttgtctttttcttttctattttagtttgtctttttcttttctattttagTTTGTCTTTTTCTTTCATGTATTTGTTGTGATTgacaattaataaaaaatttgattCAATACATAGTGTTCATgatattatataataatattacaCAATATTAAATCCAGAAATGAATCCAACAGACTTAACATAATATTACAAAGTAAGTAGTGTTCATGAAATTCTCTTATTTAAAATGTCAGCTTTGAGAGATTTGTAGTACTCAACAAGTGGTGCCTCCATTGTACTAGTATCGATTCCCAAGACGGACATTTCATACATCCGTCTATCTCGTTCCTCCCTTGCTCTATCTCGTTCCTCTCTTGCTTTCTCTCGTTCCTCTGCTGCCTTAAACCTTTCTTTCTCAAGTTCAATCATCTGCTGAATTTTTTCATGTCTCACCTTAGACAACTTACTCATTGTATCTTTCACTTGATTTAAAGCTGTAATGAATTCAACATCTTTTGCATCGTGTTCGATTTTTTTTTAAACGTTTTGCAGCTTTTTTACCCATTGGTCGTTCCATTTGTTCTTCAATTCCTGACTTTGAGCACTTGCAGAAGATGCAGGGCTTTCAAAAGGAGATTTTCTGGTTTTCTTTTTCAAAGTTGAACTGAATTTTGGGCAGTTTCGCATTCTGTCCAGCAGTGTATTAACTGGAAGGTCTTCTTTTGGAGGGTTGAATACATTGTCATTGCGTCTCGTACCTATGAATGGTGCagaacaaagaaaagaagcttAGCTATTAGGAAGCACAATACCAGACCAATATTCATAATGAATCAAACAGGCACAAAATCCTACTGCTACTACTATGTAATTCCAGTTACAAAACTTtaacaaaacaaacacaaaacaaCGATAACACAAGGTTGGTTGTACACTGCAATTAAAAAAATATGAGAATTTATAATGTACCTTGTCTTGTTCGCTAAGTCCGCTTTGATTAATTCTTGAACTTTATTGTAATACCCGATAAATTTGGACAACGAACAATTTATAATGGACCACCGATGAGACAACGAATTAGCTGTCCGATCACTAGAAAATGTTTTGTTCTGATCGTAAAAGGCTGTAATTCTTTCCCAATATGTTTGATGTGTTTGATTACTTCCTTGTATTGGATCCATGCTTATGTTTCGCCAAGcagaaacaagtaaatatccTCCTCGGTAGAAAAATTAATAGCTCTACCCTTTTTTTGTGAGTACATTCTTGTGTACCAATGTAAGTATTTGGGAGGGGATTTGGGTTGAATCAATATCCTCAACTTCGTAAACGTTTCCATTCAACAAAGATGTAAAGTATGACATCGTTCACCTATatgtaaaatcaaattaattGGATTTATGCTTGTAAAAATGGAAAGAACTTAGATGCACTCATTATAGTATATATAATGCATCTGGTAAGTTCCTAATTCATGTAATCAAATCATTAACTAAGAAGATCAAGTATATTAAATAAATTGAACAGAACAGAGATGAGATAAACATGTAAATGGGGCTTCTCTGCATACTTAATCAAGATTAATTACTGTACAATTTCATACATAGATATAAGAGTATGTTttaatttttgttaaaaaaatgaCAGGCATAAATTAGGGTCATACCTTATTAAGCAGACAAGTCTTGAATAGTCTTGAATTGATGCAGAGGACTGATGAAGAAGAAGACTAGATGTGATTTTAGGCGGGAGAGGTAATAGAGCGGGAGATGGAAGCGGGAGCTGAGCTGGAGAATATAGGGGTGTGAATTTTGGTTCCCAAAACAAGGGGATGAGTTTTCTCTCTACTAAAATTTTTTGGGGATGAGGAGTTGCGTTGGAGGCCCAATTTTTGCTCTCAACCCCTATAGTCATCCACCTGTACTGAATATAGGTAAGGAATATAGCCCATTGGAGTTGCTCTAAGAATTTAGAGACATGTGCTACTCTTTTTACGTTTTCAAGAAATGTGATAGTTTTTTGGTTATGAAAACATGTGGGTAATATTTTGGTTACGAAAATCCTGTGATATATTTTTGATAGCTTTATTTAAGATCTTGTCATCATCTTTCTCTACGTTTGTATATTAGCTAATTACTTGGAATTTGACATATAACAAATGTTTCTTCGCTATTAAAACTTGaagaatataatatatataaaacaACTTACATCCACCAAAATACAATACATAAACCGGTTGAATAGATAAATTCCGGAATCAACACATTCACCCTAAATATCTTAAATATAGTTATCGGAGTCGTACTCCTCAATAATATTATCAAGCGTAACTGAAGTACAACATTATCAAGCATAATTGAAGTAAACTAAGTACTCATCATCATGGAGAAGATAATAACATTACGATCACCATAAATACAGGCTTTCTCTTCAAATTATTAATCTCCGCTTCATTCATACTCCCTCCCTCCTAGCCATTTGTATACAAATGGTTTGGGCACGGAGAACaagaaatataataaaataatattacttTTGTTAAGATAGTGGGACGAGAGACAAATAAAAAGTGTAATTTAGTGAAAAAAAGTATAAAGTTGGTTAAAGTGGTGGGAccatttaatatttaataaataaagtaaaTGTAGTGGGAGAAAGTAGTGAGTGTAGTTGATTTTTATATTACAAATTTTTTATCATTTTTGATAAGTTTGAAATAtatagatatgaatgagacataAAAAAAAGAAATGGTATAAAAATGAATGAGATAAAGGGAGTATCAATCAACCTATCCATCCCACTCATGTACTTTTGAATATTTGAACACTTCGTTTATGCAACTTCTCAATAGCCTCCAAAGAACGAGATCCAAGTGGTGGATCCACTCAAAGTAGCCACAAGAATTGTACCCACATTTTCTAAACTTAGGTTTGTAATAAATTGTATATATACTATATTGTTGCAGCATGAATAGTATCATTTTACCCTAGCCAAACAGACGGCGTCTTAGATACTTAACAAAAATGTACATTACGTAACGAAAAGTAAAGTGCCTTATGGCCCACGGTAGTTTGAATTAGAGTATCCCAAGTGGCCCGACACATAAACTACATATACACGTAGTGCAGTTTACTAAACATTATAAAATCGACCCCAAAATTAACTCTTAACTATAAAATTTGGGTTGGAAAAGGGCCAAAAGGTCGATAAATATGCATCAAAACAAAGTGTCTAACCACTTCAATGTAATTTGGGATGCAGAGGAAGGCGAAGAATGGAGAGAGTGGCGCCGAGCATGGAGAGGGTGATGGTGACATTGTGCATGGAGATGGAGGTAGACATGACGACGACCAACCACCCAATGATGAAGTCATGAAGACATCTTCCTGAGGGGTGAGCTTGATGATGATGACATAACAGGCTTGTAGTTTTTATTTATGATCGAGCCGTCCATTTACATAGTTTTAACCTTAGTATTATGTTTCGAACAATTTAGTTTGTGAATGATGTTTGAACATGATTTGTAATTATAAATGCTTTTGTGAATGGTTAGGTGAATGTAAATGGTTTTATGTTTTGAGCAGTTTTTTTTGCATTATTTTGGATTGATTTGGCAAAAACATGGGGATGTATAAATCAGCTGTTTTTTTTTGAAATTGTAGACATCAAGCTGACCGTGAAAACCGATTGTACACAACCGAACCCGACCAAAAGGTTGTCGAGTTGCCGTGGTCAGTTTTGTAAGCTACTgtataattttagaatttttatCCATTTATCAAACACGACAAAATTTAAATCGACTTCCAGACTTAAACTGACTGACATGTGGTCGGTTTAATTGGTCGTTTATATCGGTTGGTTTAAAAAGGTCGGCTAAACAGAAAAAGGCGAAAACCTACTGATGACACATGACAAAGTTTAGTCGGTTATGTGGGTCAGTGATAAGAAGGGTCGGTGATAAGAAAGTCGGTTAGTAGCGGTCGATTTGTAGAGGAAAAAATGAACCACCTAGTGCTGACATGTGGCACGAATTGGTTAGTTATGTGGGTCGGTTACGAGCAGTCGGTTCGTAACGGTCGGTTTAAACATAAAAGGTAGGATCATCTACCGCTGACACGTTAGGCATTGGTCGGTTATATGACAGCCGTTTAAATACGGTCGGTTATATAAAAAAGTTCGATGACCTAGTACTGACACGTGGCGTGGGACCGCGCACATGTCACCTAAGTGGATGTGCCACATCACGGTGTGCGGGCCTGACACGTCAGCCGGGACCTAGACACGTATCAGGACATGTCACTTTGACTGACAAATAAGGTCAGCGTCATTTTGATCAAACCAGGTCATATTTCTCCAAAACCCACGACGGTAAACTTGACCACGTTTACGGTCGGCTTTAGTGATAGACAACCGTAATTGAAGGGAACCGACCGTTTTAGCGATCGGTTTAAGCTCTGTTTCTCGTAGTGAATGAAATATAGGACTATTGAATCTTAATTATTATCCCATATACAATAGTCATTTCCGGATGTAGCTACTTTATAATTTGGTGGAACAAGGTCTCCGACATCGTACCTTGATCCAATCTTGACATATATTTTATCATCAACTTTCGCTACATAGAGATCATCGTCAGAAGCCATGATCTGTACACTGCTTGTTGCGCTGATTGCATTCCTTATTCTAATTGCTGTTATTTTAGAGATTGCATCCTTAAGCCCCAATCGAAAAAGTGGTCATAAACTGCAAACAGTGTCGAGCAAAATTTGTCAATCTTTATGCCAAAGCGACTCAAAGATATATAAAATGATTACGATTATAGAGTACAACTTACAATTGTCGGAATCCCAGGATGATTAGTATGTAGGCATATCCTTGCATCACTTTGTCGGATGGGAATGGCCACATCTTCTGAGAGAAAGTATCATGATTGTCAATGAAGGTCACAGCATTTCCCGGTGAAATTCCAATCAAACCTGGAGGATTTCCATTTGAGTCCTTCATTCTCCACAACTCACCCTCCACAGCAGCTTGAAGAATTCCTTTAGTTGTAAAATCAAACGCTGTGACACCACCACCACCAGTTTGAACCCATTGAGCCAGTGCATTGCGGTGATTGTCTTGGTTATAGTCCGGTTTTCCATCTTGTCCATAAGAAAGACTATCCCAGTACTCGCCAACTGCAAATTGTGGGAATGTATTTTGCATATAGACCTTGGTAATGCTCGGAGAATATCCCGGACAAAATCAAATCTCCAGCCATCAAATCCAATTTCAGATTTGAGCCAGTTCATCCAATCTGATAGCTCTCTTTGTACCCTCAGATTGAGATGGTCTATATCGGGAGCTCCTGGAAAGTCCAGGCCAGTATCTAGGTTCCCCTTTCCATTAGAATATGCTGTATCGTCTCTGCAAATATAAGAAGGGCCCAGTCAAGGCGATCATCAGCAGTTCCTCCCTCAAAAATGCACCATATATCGGCTATCTTGTTTCTCCGCGCATCTGTGATTTATTACTATGTCCGCAATGCATTTAATTCCCTTGTCATTAAAAGCTTTGATTAGTGCCTTCAGTTCATTTTCACTTCCATATGCAGACACGTTGAGATCATAAAGCCTTCCTGGTAGATATCCTGAACAAGCGATAAAAATGAAGCAATGAGACTTCAGATGGCCGAGAAGTAA from Apium graveolens cultivar Ventura unplaced genomic scaffold, ASM990537v1 ctg8326, whole genome shotgun sequence includes the following:
- the LOC141704860 gene encoding uncharacterized protein LOC141704860, with the translated sequence MTAALRMLAYGTPADAIDDYVRIGKNTTIESLKKFVKAIVKYLKWKNCPSAWQGMFTGHIREPTIILEAIASKDLWIWHAFFGLPGSLNDINVLDRSNLFQELAEGRGPEVRYTINGHKYNM